The DNA segment cagcagagcCCCATAACCCATCAGCTGCATGACCCTTGTTTCAGCCAGTGTATTAGCTGAACATATGACATCACATCCTCCCTGATTTGCATGTTATCTCCATGTGTCTAGACTCCATGTTTCAccatttattttcaggaaaaggaagtgCCAGACCCTAGAGATACAGTTGCTCTCAGAGACCCTAacttcttttccagctgagcAGTGACTTCTGTGGTGTCTtgagagcagggagaggtgaGTAGTATTTGCAGTTTCTGTGAGTGGGACTTGCAGTTTCAGCGAGGGTAGAGAGCTAGAtttcctgtgtttgttttgtgaaatgaGTGGACTGCCTAATGCAGTATCTAAAATGTCCTCTAATCTGCtacaaagcagaaatttatttctaaatatgttGAAGTGTGATTCTAGTAGAATTTCCTTCTCTTACTCAAAATACGCATGTAACCTTGAAGCGTGCTCACTGTTAGATTACAGCTAGGCTTTCCTGCCTTCTCTTCAGCAAAGGCTCAAACCTCtccctgctttctcttctctagttTACCAAGATAAAAATGATTTACAGGATTCAACAGGCTGTAGTGTgaagggagggggaaatagATACGCAAAAAGCAGAGTGGATTTTCGCTGCCTGTAAAACACAGAGCACATGCCGGTACTTCTCTGCAAGTGAAGAAAATGTTCTGGGAATCCAGAGCTGACGATTTGTGTATCGGCTGCTTCTCCTCTGTCTTCAAAGTCCCAGTGCCCAGTGGAGAGTGGTGGTTCCATGGTGTTGCATTTGGAAATCCATGAGTGTGGCTGCCAAGTCATTTTCTGGCTTCACAGGGAGTTTAGTATGTGACCCGGTCACAGTAACCAGGGGTTAACAACAAAAGAGGTTGCACCAGCTGAATTCTTTGTCTTGTTCCCTGTCTGTTTGTTTACAGCGCTTTGATTAAAGCTTTTACTGTTTCCTGCAGCTCTCTGTTCTGGTGTACCGGGATTTGGATTTGAATATAGAgcagagaaacaggagaaacTCTAGtagcatagaatcatttaggctgaAGAGActcttaagatcatcaagtccaacccctAATCTAACACTGCcatgtccaccactaaaccatgtccctaagcaccacatctacagaACTTTTAAATACTCCAAGgatcaaccacttccctgggtagcctgttccaatatttgataaccctttcagcgaataattttttcctaatatccattCTAAACTTCTCCTAGTGCAACTTGAGCTCATCCTAAATTCCTGTTGTCCTGAATGCCACAATCCTCTTCGCTGTTGCTTGATGTTCTTTTGTGCTTTGACCTTTGAGGCCTGAGTGTGGGGCCCAGAAGGTGCTGGTTCTGCTGTCCCTCACTGTAAAgggaagcaaaggcagaaatgcTATTGCTAGTGCTGAGAATGCTAAAATGACTTATCTTTTTTGTTGCTTCCTTGCTAATAATATCTtcctctccatccatcccttttgcaggagaaagagaggaagtgAGGGTAAGGTGGAGGGGGAATTGCATATCCATCACCAAGTGATTCCATTTGCAGAGCTTAGCAGGTCACAGCCAGCATGGCCTTTGCATCCTGAGTTGGTGACAGTTGGATTAGCCAGCCTCATCTACCAGAGGAGGTAGCAGtaaggaaggaagcagagttGGGAAGCAGCCTTGAAACTCTCTTTACGAGTGCATTTCTTGTCCTGTTGTCTGCATCTGGCTCCAAAGTTGCCTTGTGTCAATTCCTCTCCCACTATCCATCCATTCTGCTATGCTACTGTGCCATGAAAAATGAGCCAGCCTCTATATAGCGACAGATAGTTGATTTTGAAAGGCAGCAACTGGTGGTACAACAACCAGGGAGTCTGAGGCTTCTTGATAGGAATGGATGACAGCACTGGGGTTTTAGtattgtgtttggtttgggggaAGGACAGGTTATGTATCATGAGAAAAAACTCTCATCAGGGCAGCTGTTCTACAAGATGATGGCTGACAGAGCTCTAGGAATATTCACGAGGAGCATTCCTATTTCCTTGTCTCAGGGCTTTTTTGAATGTCTCATGTCCAGAATGACCAGAAATTCTAGAAAATGATAGACAAGGTCTCTAATACTGTTCTCAGAGTTTGTTGTGCACCACCACAAACACCCGCCTCTTGTGAGTCAAATGCTATATATCTTTGCAAGTGGGAAGCACGGCTTGCATGGACAAGATACATGGACAGAACTGATGATCAGTCTTGGTATGTGATATACCAAAAGGAGAGACATGTCCTTATTTAGTTTTTGAAAGAGAGGGATCCAAAGATGGCAGGCAGTTTCTGATGAGGGACCTGAAGACCCTGTGACAATACAGAAAAGCCAGGAGACTGTTTCTAAAGTGACCAAAAGGCCCAATTTAAGCATGCTGCCATGACTGAAGTGTAGGAAGAAGAGTTCTGCTCTGCCGTGGCATTGTCCTGAGGCTTATGGTCTCCTACCTTGCCTGTCAGtgtctttttgttctttcctccaCTTCAGATCACGACAGTTCTCTTGGGAGAGCAGATTCCAACAGGAGTGAGGCTGACCAGGATGTTCAGCTGCCGGCCAAAACTGACCACAATGATGCCAAGCCACAAGCTTGGGGCACTGTTTATCCTCAtaatttcatttgtgttttttgCCTCTGTCATGTTCTACTGGAGACCTGGGGAAGACGCTGAGGGGCAGCTCTACAGCATGCCTACACAAAGAAGGTGCGAAGAGCTTTTGCCTCATCTTCCCCTGCCCACTGCTGGTGGGCCCCCTCCTTCTCCAGGGGATGTGTTTTTTGTGGAGACCTCGGAGCGAACTAAGCCAAGTTACCTGTTCACATGCTCTGTGGAGTCAGCGGCTCGGATGCACCCTGAAACAAGGGTTGTGGTGCTTATGAAAGGCTTAGCAAATGGTAACGCCTCCTTACCCAACCACTGGGGCTTCTCCTTGCTGAGCTGCTTCCCCAATGTGGAATTCCAGCCCCTGGACTTGCCAGAGCTTTTCTCTGGAACGCCTCTGGCAAAGTGGTACTCACAGTCTGAGCACCAGAAAGAACCTTATTTCTTACCTGTCCTGTCTGACGCCAGCAGAATTACCATCATGTGGAAATTTGGTGGCATCTACTTGGACACAGACTTCATTGTGCTTAAGAACTTGAAGAACCTCACCAATGCCCTTGGGTTGCAGTCTCAGGATGTACTGAACGGAGCCTTTCTATCCTTTAAGCCCAAGCATGAGTTCATACAGCTTTGCATGCAGGACTTTGTGGAGAACTACGATGGGTGGATCTGGGCGCACCAGGGTCCACATCTCCTAACGCGTGTCTTCAAGAAGTGGTGCTCCATAAGTAATATCCAGCACAACATCAGCTGCAAAGGGGTGCATGCTCTTTCCCCAGAAGCCTTTTATCCTATTCGCTGGGAGGACTGGAAGAAGTTATTTGAGGCAATCAGCTCCTCAGAGCTCCACAAACTCCTTAAGGACACCTACGCAGTGCATGTATGGAACAAACTGAGCCATGGGACAAGGCTAGAGATCACATCCCAGGCTTTGCTGGCTCAGCTGTATTCTCAGTCCTGCCCATCCACATATGAGAAAGTGAAGAA comes from the Cuculus canorus isolate bCucCan1 chromosome 1, bCucCan1.pri, whole genome shotgun sequence genome and includes:
- the LOC104067406 gene encoding lactosylceramide 4-alpha-galactosyltransferase, whose protein sequence is MFSCRPKLTTMMPSHKLGALFILIISFVFFASVMFYWRPGEDAEGQLYSMPTQRRCEELLPHLPLPTAGGPPPSPGDVFFVETSERTKPSYLFTCSVESAARMHPETRVVVLMKGLANGNASLPNHWGFSLLSCFPNVEFQPLDLPELFSGTPLAKWYSQSEHQKEPYFLPVLSDASRITIMWKFGGIYLDTDFIVLKNLKNLTNALGLQSQDVLNGAFLSFKPKHEFIQLCMQDFVENYDGWIWAHQGPHLLTRVFKKWCSISNIQHNISCKGVHALSPEAFYPIRWEDWKKLFEAISSSELHKLLKDTYAVHVWNKLSHGTRLEITSQALLAQLYSQSCPSTYEKVKNDSEEQSRPVM